The sequence CCGGTCGTCTTCATGGAGCCCAAGAAGCTGTACTTCGCCAAGGACCGGGTCGACCTGGATGCTCTGCGCGAGCAGTACGACGCCGGCCGGTCCGGTCCCGGGGCCGGCGCGGATCCGCGGGCCGCGCTGGAATCCGGCGGGGCCGCCGTCGCGCGGACCGGAACCGACGCGACGCTGATCGCGTACGGTCCGTCCCTGCCCACCGCGCTGGCCGCGGCGGCCGCCGCCCAGGAGGAGGGGCGCTCGCTGGAGGTGGTGGACGTGCGCACGATCGTCCCCTTCGACGACGCCACCGTGGTCGCGTCCGTGGTCAAGACCGGCCGGGCCGTGGTTATCACCGAGGAGACCGGATTCGCCTCCGTTGCCGCGGAGATCACCGCCCGCGTCCAGCAGCGCTGCTTCCACTCCCTGGCCGCGCCCGTACTGCGGGTCACGGGCTTCGACATCCCCTATCCGGCGCCGAAGCTGGAGCACCATTTCCTGCCCTCGGTGGACCGCATCCTGGACGCCGTGGACGACCTGCAGTGGGAGGACTGACATGACCATCCGCACCTTCCTGCTCCCGGACCTGGGAGAGGGCCTGACCGAGGCCGACATCATCCGGTGGCTGGTGGCCGCCGGGGACACCGTGGCCGTGGACCAGCCGATCGTCGAGGTCGAGACCGCCAAGTCCCTCGTCGAGGTACCCAGCCCGTTCGGCGGCACCGTGGCAACCCTGCACACGGAGGCCGGCACCACCCTGGAGGTCGGCAAGCCTTTGGTCTCCGTCGAGGACGGCGTGGCGTCTGGTGACAGCGGTTCCAACGATGACAGTTCCGAGAGTTCCGCTGGTTCCGTTGGTGCCCCGGCTCTGGCCGAGGGCGCCCAGTCCTACCGTGAGGAGGAGCGCGCCGGGGTGCGGCCCGAGGCCGCGGCCGCCTCGGGGCAGGCACCCGGCGCGGAGGACACAGTGCGGCCTGCAGCACGGGGAACATCGGACAGCGCGGCGCAGGCGGGCCCGGAGGACGACGCCGGCTCTGGCAACGTCCTGATCGGCTACGGCACCCCCGGTGGTGCCGCGACCGGCCGCACCCGCCGGCGCAAGGCTGCCGCGGATACTCCGGCCGCCGGATCGTCGTCCGTTGCGTCACCGACTGCAGGGTCGCCGACGGAGGCGTCAGAGTTGACTCGCTCAGCCCCGCGGGTGGTCAACCCGCTCGTGCGCCGGCTGGCGCGTGACCACGGGGTGGACCTCGCCACCGTGCGGGGGACCGGCCCGGCCGGGCTGATCGTGCGCGCCGATGTGCTGGCCTCGGCTGGAGCTGGAGCTGGAGCTGGAGCTGGTTCTCCGGGTTCGGATACCGCCACGGGTCCCACCCTGGCCACCGCAAACGCCACAGCGATCGCCGGCAGGGCGGCCGCGTCGAGCCCGGCGGCGGTCGGGGAGGGAGCGTGGGCCCCGGAACCCACGGAGGAACTGGACCCGCGCACTGGACTGGGGGTGGCCGGCGTCGTGCCCGTGTCCGGGGTGCGCAAGGTGACCGCCGCGGCCATGAGCCGCTCGCGCCGCGAGATCCCGGAGGCCACGATCTGGGTGGACGTGGACGTCACCCCGCTGCTGGAGCTGCGGGCGTCACTGAAGGCACGCGGGGACCAGGAGGTGCCCGGACTGCTGGCCTTCGCCTCCCGGTTTGCGCTCGCCGGCCTGGGCCGGTACCCCGAGCTGGCGCAGCGCTTCGAGGAGGACGGCGCGGGCGGGCACCGGATCGTGTCCTTCGACGGCATCAATCTCGGTTTCGCGGTGCAGACCGAGCGCGGCCTGGTGGTGCCTTCCATCCGGGGCGCCCACGCGATGACCGCCCGGCAACTGAACGAAGAGCTGCGCCGGTTGACCGAGGTGGCCCGCTCCGGGAAGGGCACCCCGCGGGAACTGTCCGGCGGGACCTTCACGATCAACAATTACGGGGTGTTCGGCACCGATGGCTCCGCGGCGATCATCAACCATCCCGAGGTCGCGATCCTGGGGATGGGACGGATCATCGACCGGGCCTGGGTGGTGGACGGCGAGCTGGCCGTGCGCAAGGTCATGCAGCTCTCGCTGGTCTTCGACCACCGGATCTGCGACGGCGGCACCGCCGGGGGATTCCTGCGATTCGTCGCGGACTGCTTCGAGAACCCCATGGGGGTGCTGGCGGACCTCTGATCCGTCCTGCTCCGGTCTGGTCCACCTCGCAGGGGTGGACGCAACGCGCGGGTGCGGCAGCGGTCAAGATGTCGCGCTTAAGGGCGAATCAAGGCAGGAGTGTCACGGTTGCGAGTCAAAAGCGGATCTAATTGACTATCATGGGGTGATGGTGCTCACTTCTTCCGCTGCGTCCGCCAGTGCCCACACCGTCACCCCCGATCTCGACCCGGTCGTGCTCGGCCGGCGCCTGCGCCACCTGCGCAAGGAGGCCGGACTGACCCTGGACCAGGCCGCCGAGGCCGTGGGCGCCACCGGGTCCCACCTGTCCCTCGTGGAGAACGGCAAGCGGGAGCCCCGGCTCTCCCTGCTCTCCCGGCTGGCCGGTCTGCACGGTGCCACGGTGGAGGAACTGCTGGCATCCGAGGCTCCCAGCCGCCGGGCCGCCCTGGAGATCGTGGTGGAGAAGGCCCAGCGCACCGACCACTATGCGAGCCTGGGGCTGCCGCAGATCAAGATCTCCCCGCGCACCCCCACGGAGGTGCTCGAGGTCATCGCCGGGCTGGAGGCGGAGCTGAACCGGCGCATGGAGGAGCAGGCAGCCACCCCGGAGGAGGCCCGGCGGGCGAACTCCGAACTGCGCCAGGAGATGAAGGAGCACAACAACCACTACCCGGAGCTGGAGCGAAAGGCACAGGACCTGCTGGACGCCGTCGGGCACTCCGGTGGGCCGCTCAGCCACCATGCCGCCGCTGACCTGGCCGACCATCTGCGGTTCTCGGTGCATTCCGTCTCCAACCTGCCGCACTCCACGCGCTCGGTGACGGACCTGAAGAACCGGCGGTTCTACCTCTCCCGGGCCCGTAACCCGGACCATGACCCCCGGTCGGTGCTGCTGCAGGCGATCGCCGCCTATGTGCTCGGGCACGGGGAGCCCGCCGACTACTCGGACTTCCTGCGCCAGCGCGTCTACACCAACTACTTCGCGGCCGCCCTGATGATGCCGCAGAAGGAGACGGTGAAGTTCCTGAAGAACGCCAAGGCCCAACGGGACCTGGCCATCGAGGACGTGCGGGACGCCTTCGGGGTGTCCTACGAGTCCGCCGCCCACCGGTTCACCAACCTGGCGACGGAGCACCTCGGGATCACGTGCCACTTCCAGAAGGTCCACGAGTCCGGCATCATCCACAAGGCCTACGAGAACGACGGCGTGTCCTTCCCCGC comes from Citricoccus muralis and encodes:
- a CDS encoding dihydrolipoamide acetyltransferase family protein, with amino-acid sequence MTIRTFLLPDLGEGLTEADIIRWLVAAGDTVAVDQPIVEVETAKSLVEVPSPFGGTVATLHTEAGTTLEVGKPLVSVEDGVASGDSGSNDDSSESSAGSVGAPALAEGAQSYREEERAGVRPEAAAASGQAPGAEDTVRPAARGTSDSAAQAGPEDDAGSGNVLIGYGTPGGAATGRTRRRKAAADTPAAGSSSVASPTAGSPTEASELTRSAPRVVNPLVRRLARDHGVDLATVRGTGPAGLIVRADVLASAGAGAGAGAGSPGSDTATGPTLATANATAIAGRAAASSPAAVGEGAWAPEPTEELDPRTGLGVAGVVPVSGVRKVTAAAMSRSRREIPEATIWVDVDVTPLLELRASLKARGDQEVPGLLAFASRFALAGLGRYPELAQRFEEDGAGGHRIVSFDGINLGFAVQTERGLVVPSIRGAHAMTARQLNEELRRLTEVARSGKGTPRELSGGTFTINNYGVFGTDGSAAIINHPEVAILGMGRIIDRAWVVDGELAVRKVMQLSLVFDHRICDGGTAGGFLRFVADCFENPMGVLADL
- a CDS encoding helix-turn-helix transcriptional regulator: MVLTSSAASASAHTVTPDLDPVVLGRRLRHLRKEAGLTLDQAAEAVGATGSHLSLVENGKREPRLSLLSRLAGLHGATVEELLASEAPSRRAALEIVVEKAQRTDHYASLGLPQIKISPRTPTEVLEVIAGLEAELNRRMEEQAATPEEARRANSELRQEMKEHNNHYPELERKAQDLLDAVGHSGGPLSHHAAADLADHLRFSVHSVSNLPHSTRSVTDLKNRRFYLSRARNPDHDPRSVLLQAIAAYVLGHGEPADYSDFLRQRVYTNYFAAALMMPQKETVKFLKNAKAQRDLAIEDVRDAFGVSYESAAHRFTNLATEHLGITCHFQKVHESGIIHKAYENDGVSFPADHTGAIEGQQVCRNWTSREVFGVADRFRAFNQYTDTPAGTYWCTAVVEAHSSGFYSLSIGVPFDHARWFRGADTTSRSVSRCPDPTCCRQPSPDLEADWGGHAWPAARANAHLLAAMPSGAFPGVDEVEVFEFLRSQEH